The nucleotide window AGTCAGCAAGAAGGACATCGCGTCGAGAGATGGGAAGCTCGTTAAAGAGCTGATGACCCGGGACGTCATAACGGTGCCGGAGAGCGTCGAGGTCGAGGAGGCACTCCGGATAATGGTGGAGAACAGGATAGACAGACTGCCCGTGGTCGATAGGGAGGGCAAGCTCGTCGGTCTCATAACGATGAGCGACCTCGTAGCGAGGAAGAAGTACAAGAACGCCGTCAGGAACGAGAATGGGGAGCTCCTCGTCGCGGCCGCCGTCGGCCCCTTTGACATAAGAAGGGCTGTGGAGCTGGACAGGGCCGGTGCGGATATCATCGTAGTCGACACGGCCCACGCTCACAACCTGAGGGCGATAAGGGCCATGAAGGAAATCAGACAAAAGATAGGGGCAGACCTAATAGTGGGCAACATAGCGAACCCGAAGGCCGTGGATGATCTCACCTTCGCCGATGCAGTGAAGGTTGGAATCGGGCCAGGAAGCATATGCACGACAAGGGTCGTGGCTGGGGTAGGCGTGCCCCAGATAACCGCCATAGCCCTCGTGGCAGATAGGGCCCAGGAATACGGGCTGTACGTTATAGCTGACGGAGGAATAAAGTATTCCGGCGACATAGTGAAGGCCATAGCGGCGGGAGCGGATGCGGTAATGCTCGGCAACCTGCTCGCAGGCACGAAGGAGGCTCCCGGCAAGGAGGTCATAATAAACGGCCGGAAGTACAAGCAGTACCGCGGGATGGGTTCGCTCGGAGCGATGATGAAGGGTAGCGCAGAGAGGTACTATCAGGGCAGTCACATGAAGACGAGGAAGTTCGTGCCCGAAGGAGTTGAGGGCGTGGTTCCATACAGGGGAACCGTGAGCGAAG belongs to Pyrococcus yayanosii CH1 and includes:
- the guaB gene encoding IMP dehydrogenase, producing MGKFAEKLEKAIRGYTFDDVLLVPQATEVEPKDVDVSTQITPNVRLNIPILSAAMDTVTEWEMAVAMAREGGLGVIHRNMSIEEQVEQVKKVKRAERFIIEDIITIKPEETVEYALFLMEKNDIDGLPVVDDDGMVVGIVSKKDIASRDGKLVKELMTRDVITVPESVEVEEALRIMVENRIDRLPVVDREGKLVGLITMSDLVARKKYKNAVRNENGELLVAAAVGPFDIRRAVELDRAGADIIVVDTAHAHNLRAIRAMKEIRQKIGADLIVGNIANPKAVDDLTFADAVKVGIGPGSICTTRVVAGVGVPQITAIALVADRAQEYGLYVIADGGIKYSGDIVKAIAAGADAVMLGNLLAGTKEAPGKEVIINGRKYKQYRGMGSLGAMMKGSAERYYQGSHMKTRKFVPEGVEGVVPYRGTVSEVLYQLIGGLKAGMGYVGARNIKELKEKGEFVIITGAGLRESHPHDIIITNEAPNYPLER